GCAGATTGTACCGGACATGGTGTTCCCGGCGCCATTATGAGTATCATTTGCTGCAATGCGCTGAATGAAGTGGCTGTGACCAACAATGAACTGGAGACAGGAAAAATACTGGACGAGGTTCGTCACCTGGTTACGCGCACATTAAAAAGCGATCGCGGATCGGGAAGAAAAGACGGCATGGATATTTCGCTGGCCAGAATAAATATGGAGAGCGGAAAATTAAATTATTCCGGAGCCAACAATCCCATCTGGATTTTCCGTTCTGCTTCCCGCGAATGGATAAAATTAAATGCCGACAAACAACCCGTAGGTTATTTCGAAAAATCACATCCCTTCAGCACACAAGCGTTTCAGTTGGAAGATGATGATTTGATTTATTTATTCTCGGATGGATATGCTGATCAGTTTGGCGGAGATAATGCTATAAAACGAAAAAGCGGCGGAAAGAAATATAAATACACCCGCATGCAGGAATTTCTGGAATCCATTCACCTCCTTCCCATGGAAGAACAAAAACTAAAATTGAAAAATGAAATTGAAAAATGGATGGGCGATCTGGAGCAGGTCGACGACATCTGTATCGTGGGGATACGGTTTAAATCAGAAAAAAATCTGAAATCTTAACGCGGGGATTTCATTCCATTGGTAAAAAACCAGGCCCAGCGCGTATTTACACGATCAGAAAATTTTTCAATGATATGGATTATAAAATTCACCATAACCTTTTCGTATTAACGCTTAATTTTCCGAATTCGTATTCCGGAAAAATTAATTTCCTGATAAAGTTCCCGTGTAAGGAGCTTTTAAAAATTCATTGAATGAAGCCAGATTAGCCTTGGCCTGCATTTCGAGATAACGCTTCGAAAACTCTTCTTCGCTGGAAGATGAATTTAAATACTGAATACGATAAGTGTCGAAATTCTGCAAAGCTGCTTTTTCTTCCAGACTCAGCCGAACTCCTGAAAATTCTTTATCCCTCAGATCATTGATGCTGACAGGTAATTGTCCGACTTTATTATTTATCTCAGTATTCTGACTCACGGTGTGATGTTGTTTGGACAAAAATACGTGCGAGCGGGCCTTTTGTTCCGAAAGCAAGCCCTCCAAATATCCACATTGACTTGTTAACACCTGTTGAAATCGCGCAAACCGGTTTGTTTACAAGACCTTAGATTGAAATGCAACAGGGTAAACGGTTCAAACAAATCCATTAACGGAAAATAGGCTAAACCGATTATTCGCCGGCTTCTTCCCGAAGGAGTTTATCCATATCGTATAAAAGGCGATCAACGTCTTTCGCAGAGGTGCCATCATAATAGCCTCTGATTCGTTTTTGAGAATCCACTAAAACAAAATTTTCGGTATGGATAAAATCACTCTCTTCATCACCTTCACCCGGTGCGGCTTCTTTTACAACAAAATAATTTTTACGCGCCATGTCGTAAATCTCTTTTTTCTCCCCGGTAAGAAAGAGCCACTGATCGTGATTTGCACCATAGTTTTCGGCATAGGCCATCATTGCTTCTACTGTATCGGTTTCCGGTAAAACAGTGTGCGAAAGAATCATCACTTGTTTATTGTCCTTGTACTTTTCCTGCACGCGTTGCAATTGCGATGACATTTTCGGACAAATACTTCCGCAGGTGGTAAAAAAGAAATCGGCAACATAAATTTTTCCTTCGAGGTTCTTCTGAGAAATGGTTCTTCCGCGCTGATCGGTTAAATGAAAATCACCCACGCGATGTCCCGTTCCCACATTTTGCAGAGAGGCATCCACCAATGAATCGTTTACCTGAGAAGGATTAAAAACCGGCAGTACATCTTTTTTTTCCATGTTGGATGCATTCATCCTCCAGGCCACAATAATTCCTGCAATCAATACTGCAAAAAATGCAATTACGGGAACAAGCCAGTTTTTTTTCATGCCGATTATTTTGCGAATTTATAGGAGAAACCAACTCCGAAAATCTGACGGAACTGTAGACGCGGACCAATACCGTCATTCACGCCATCCGAATTTCTGTCCACCGCTACTTCCACATCATCATCATAAATCATCAATGTGGAGAAGGTAACACCAATGTATTTTCCAACTTTAATTACCAGGTTGTTTTCCCACATCACATCGATGTTTTGCGGGTTATGAATGTAATTCGAAAACAAATCCAAACGGGTAATATAAGTGGCGCTTTTTCCAATATCCGTTTTATAATTGAATTTTAAATAACCTCCCAGCTCATAACGTATTTTACTACCATCTTTGGTTTTTACACCTGCAGTATCATATTCTGCAGCGTTAACCCCAAATGCACCTGCATCTGCAAGTATCTGATCATTCACGATGGTGACTTTACTTGTAAGCGGCGCTAAGAAAATGGTCATGTTTTTTATCGGTTTATAATCGAGTCCGATCGCTAATGTGGTATAACCGGGAGCAAGAAATTTAGAAATCTGAACCGAATCGTTCGGATAATTATAACCGGGCGCAAATTGAGTTCTGAAGTTTAACATCATGGCATAATACCATTTTTGCGATTGAAAAGCTTGTCGTCCAAACTTGCTCGAAAAATCGATACGGTCATCGCTCTTGCGTAAATCATCTAATCCCTGACGAACCAATCCGAATCCCATATCGAGGTTATTATCCCAGGAAATATGTCCTTTTTTATAATTCGCAAACAAGTTGAGCGCACTGTTAAAGGCAATGGAGTTTTGTCCACCAGCCGCCCAGTTGGTTAATGAAACCTGTGCGAAAGTCAAAGATCCCATTCCGCCTGTTTTCCATCCTTGTGTGGTATCGGCAGAAGTAGGTTTTACTTTTTCGGCATTCTTTTTCAATTCATCTTCTTGGGCAAATCCGTGTTGAATGAGAACCAATGAACAAAGGGCAAGTAGGAAATTTTTCATGAATTCAATTTTTTTGCAAAGATGTAAAACCCTGATTAATAATCACAGAATAAAAATCAATCCTGACCCGGAAGTCGCTGCCGGAAATTTGTATATCTTTGATAGTATTACTATTAAATAGTAAGTATGGCGAAAAAAAATAGTGGTCGTTTGTCCCTGACATCCTGGGGAAGCGACCTCCCGGCCGGAATCGTGGTATTCCTGGTTGCGTTACCTCTATGTCTTGGAATTGCACTTGCATCGGGTGCTCCGGCGATGAGTGGTATAATGGGAGGAATTATTGGAGGAATTGTAGTGGGATTCATCAGTGGTTCTCCCTTAAGTGTAAGTGGTCCCGCCGCGGGCTTAACTACCATTGTATTATCTTCCATTTCTTCGCTTGGTTCATTTGAATTTTTTCTTGCAGCGGTATTTCTGGCCGGAGTATTTCAAATTTTAATGGGCATTGCGCGTGCCGGTTTATTCGGTTCTTACATTCCCACTTCGGTGATCAAAGGAATGCTCGCCGCTATTGGAATCATTCTCATCATGAAACAAATTCCGCATGCTTTGGGGTACGACAAGGACTTCGAGGGCGATGAAAGTTTCATTCAGAATGATGGTCACAATACCTTCAGCGAATTGTATTATTCCTTTGTGTATCCATCACCCGGTGCGGTCATTATTTGTCTCTTTTCCATTGCGCTGATCGTGTTGTGGGAATCGAAAGGCATGAAGCAAAAAATGCTGACTAAAATTTTACCTGCACCACTGCTCGTGGTGATGAGTGGAATTGCGTTCAATCAATTTTTTTCGAGGTCTATTCCCCAATGGGAATTAAAAGGCGATCACGTGGTGAACCTTCCTCCCATACATGGATTAAGCGGATTTATGAATCAGTTGCAGCAACCTGATTTTTCCACCATTTTCAGCAATGCAGAAATTTGGATCACTGCATTTACCATAGCCATCATTGCATCCATCGAATCCCTGTTAAGCGTAGAAGCCGGCGATCGCTTGGATCCTTACCGCAGAAGCACTCCTCCCAATCGCGAATTAATTGCGCAGGGAATTGGAAACAGCATTTCCGGATTAAGCGGCGGATTACCCATCACTGCTGTGATTGTGCGCAGTTCCGCAAATATTGCTGCGGGAGGAAAAACAAAATTAAGCACCATCATTCACGGATTTTTATTGCTGATTTGTGTGATTTCCATTCCCGGAATTTTAAATCTGA
This portion of the Flavobacteriales bacterium genome encodes:
- a CDS encoding SulP family inorganic anion transporter; translated protein: MAKKNSGRLSLTSWGSDLPAGIVVFLVALPLCLGIALASGAPAMSGIMGGIIGGIVVGFISGSPLSVSGPAAGLTTIVLSSISSLGSFEFFLAAVFLAGVFQILMGIARAGLFGSYIPTSVIKGMLAAIGIILIMKQIPHALGYDKDFEGDESFIQNDGHNTFSELYYSFVYPSPGAVIICLFSIALIVLWESKGMKQKMLTKILPAPLLVVMSGIAFNQFFSRSIPQWELKGDHVVNLPPIHGLSGFMNQLQQPDFSTIFSNAEIWITAFTIAIIASIESLLSVEAGDRLDPYRRSTPPNRELIAQGIGNSISGLSGGLPITAVIVRSSANIAAGGKTKLSTIIHGFLLLICVISIPGILNLIPKSSLAAILLLVGYKLTKIELFRSQMAKGWSQFLPFIITLFAILFTDLLIGICIGICVGILFILRNNFRSAISLTANGNNYLIRLNKDVSFLNKPLIRQYIQLIPDGADVIIDGTHAGFIDEDVLEELRELMHLAPQKNIQIKIKNIKSL
- a CDS encoding SCO family protein; this encodes MKKNWLVPVIAFFAVLIAGIIVAWRMNASNMEKKDVLPVFNPSQVNDSLVDASLQNVGTGHRVGDFHLTDQRGRTISQKNLEGKIYVADFFFTTCGSICPKMSSQLQRVQEKYKDNKQVMILSHTVLPETDTVEAMMAYAENYGANHDQWLFLTGEKKEIYDMARKNYFVVKEAAPGEGDEESDFIHTENFVLVDSQKRIRGYYDGTSAKDVDRLLYDMDKLLREEAGE
- a CDS encoding DUF3078 domain-containing protein; its protein translation is MKNFLLALCSLVLIQHGFAQEDELKKNAEKVKPTSADTTQGWKTGGMGSLTFAQVSLTNWAAGGQNSIAFNSALNLFANYKKGHISWDNNLDMGFGLVRQGLDDLRKSDDRIDFSSKFGRQAFQSQKWYYAMMLNFRTQFAPGYNYPNDSVQISKFLAPGYTTLAIGLDYKPIKNMTIFLAPLTSKVTIVNDQILADAGAFGVNAAEYDTAGVKTKDGSKIRYELGGYLKFNYKTDIGKSATYITRLDLFSNYIHNPQNIDVMWENNLVIKVGKYIGVTFSTLMIYDDDVEVAVDRNSDGVNDGIGPRLQFRQIFGVGFSYKFAK